The nucleotide sequence accatatgcttggaaatcaattttgatgcacccgatgtaactccgtccaaattgatttctaagcatatggtatgttccttgcaaatcatgcacctatcttgcatcaagattagcactatctccaaatagatcaaaccgagcttccacttgagcctctctaccgaagtaccaataggtgcttccaaaatggtttcttagactatggtgcattaggcgcaaaccatgcacatatcttgcaccgaaactaacactatttctaaacagaccaaagcgaaattccatatgacacacgtcatcaaggagttcgatctggtgcatctaaattgatttccatgcatatggtatgttacatgcaaaccgtgcaactatcttgcatcaagattagcactatctccaaacagaccgaaccgagcttccacttgagcctcttcatctaggagtacaaacaggtgcatcaaaaatggtttcttagactatggtgcattaggcacaaactatgcacctatcttgcactgaaactgacattgtcaccaaatagaccgaagtgaaattccatatgacacacgtcatctaggagttccattgggtgcgtccaaattgatttcttaacatatggtacgttgcatgcaaactgtgcaactatcttgcatcaagattggcactatatccgaacagaccaaatcgagcctccacttgagcctcttcaactacgagtaccatcgggtgcgtctaaaatagtttcttagcctatggtgcattaggcgtaaaccgtgcacatatcttctaccaaaactaacactgtctctaaacgatccGAAGGAAGATTCcatattgaaagcccaagtttagttttggtaattaatgacaccaagttgctaatgccttatgtctaagtgatttgagttaggcatagcaacacatgtgatgaagatgcatggtggcatggaaaggtggccacatgatcacaaagggatgaagcatgaagtgaagatcatggtgatagatgaggagcaaagttatcaaggcaaaggtataaacatagggttttacttttgccagtccaagatgagtagagaagtgattgaccgggtttaggatagatagccgactatcaagaggggaaatcacggtcatctctcgaatcaagtgctagttgctctacatcttgagcatatgcattaggatctagtaaagtgctaacgtaACTCCTTTGGcaaaattgtttgtgaaaagctaacacacatgcactttggtggtggacacttgttggtgttagcacatttgcaaaggaggtggagttcctaggattcggcgcttttgagaaaaataagtgtatattttctattgcgccggtgggaaatttggagaagtcgcgggacactcaccggacgctcagcgcggaggcaccggacgctggcctttagcgtccagtGTGCTGTCAggtgtagcagagtgcaccggacgcatcggGGAGAGTCCGGTGGGTTACGTtcggtgtgaggaggttttgcaaccctctctgcgcatgagtccggtgagcaccggacgcgtccggtgtggactagcttagcgtccggtgaccctgcggtttgcggaactctctgtgcatgggtccggtgagcaccggacgcgtccggtgtggacttgcagagcgtccggtgtgttctaggtagccgttagaaactgacacgtgaaatcgaggaaggacacgtggccaacctcagtgcaccggacgtagggggtcgagcatccggtgctcacttagtagcgtccggtgcccctgttTTCAGCCcaatgaaagtggccaacggctagtttctgtgaggggcttataaatagagggTGGCTGGCTTTGGGAGGCTCGCTCTCGctcatttgattacttgagacatactttgagctagagaatactccctccactcgtctccttgcttgattgctcatcctagtgagattgagtgagattcaagtgtattgctttgagagttgcatttagtggcacttgattcttgagtttgctgtggatttcttgttactcttgggtgtttcccgacgccctagacggtttggagcataggtggtgttgagctcgtgattggagattgtttcgagcctcaccaagtgatttgtgaggggttcttgagccttccccgcgggagatcgcaattggctactctagtggattgctcgtggcttggaggatccccatcttgtgagtggatgtggggcacccgctgagggtttggctttggattgccaattagattgtgatccatcaagtgggtgtatcgccacaatgagGAGTATCTtgtcgggaagcaagtgaacctcggtaaaaaatcttgtgtcatctcttgccgaggtctctcttgtgattgtacacatgattgattggatatacttctactctacaatgttggtataacaatcactcccctctcctttacctttgtgcatacttgctagacttgtgtaggtggcttgcatagcttagttgtgctagtgctagaatagcttcgccttttgttttactaatcaactcgtctagttgaagtttgtagaatttttaaataggttattcacccccctctagccatttggacctttcaagtggtatcggagccgaggcaccgtttatttgaggcttaacaacctacggtgaagaaatagctcttagtttgcatatcaacaacaccaagaaggcaccttactttgatggcaccaattatgcttattggaaggtcaagatgaccgtccatctcaagtcaatcaatagagaagtttggaaggttACCGAAActaagtttgaggttgcaaatgagaatgcaccaacactggttgaagaaaagaagcttcaatgcaatgacaaTGCAataagtgctcttcatgaagctcttgatgacaagacctttgagcaaatcaagaaaattgtgattgctcatgatgcatgggaaaaattagaagaaacatttgagggcaccaagggaaccaagaccgccaaggcatacatcctccaagaaaaattctcaagcttcaagatgcaagaagatgaaagtgtgccggagatgtttcaccggttgcaagtcattgtgaatgaactcaaggcacttggggaagaagtaaaagatattcaattctctatgaagttcttgagaagcttgaccaagagatttgacacattgatcaccgtgctagttcatacgtaatctacggcgaaggcaatgagctataccgacgaagcccgacagggGTCTTGCAgcattgcatcaccatagaggaaggccgaaaacttctcgaggatctacactcgggggcttgtggccaccatgctgctccacggaccctcgtagggaatgctttccgacaaggcttctactggccaacggccgtagctgacgccatcgagctcgtgcgctcgtgtcatgggtgccaattctacgccaagcggacgcatctgcccgcccacgctctccaaatgatccccatcacgtggccgtttgcggtatgggggctcgacttagtaggactcctacagaaggcagcaggggggtacacccatttgttggttgccatcgacaaattctccaaatggatcaaggCTCGACTCATCACAAACATCCGCTCTGAGCaagccatccttttcttcacggacatcatccaccggttcgggattcccaacatcatcatcaccgacaatggcactcagttcaccggcaaaaagttcttggacttccgCGATcaacatcacatccgtgtgaactggtctgcagtggcccatcctcgaaccaacggccaggtcgagcacgccaacggcatgattttgcaggggctcaaaccaaggatctacaaccgcttgaagaaattcggtaagaaatgggtcgaggagctttcttcggtcctatggagcttaaggacgacgccaagcagggccacaaaatacaccccattcttcatggtctacggctctgaggccgtgctcccgacggacctcgagtatggatccccgcgactcaaagcatacaacgagcaatcaaataaagagactcgagagaatacggtcgaccaactcgaggaagctcgagacatggccctcctcaattcCGCTAGATACCAACAAAAGCtttgacgctaccacgacaagcacgtgcgcaagagagacctgaacgtgggcgaccttgtcctacggcagtggcaaagcaaccaaggacgccacaagctgactccaccttgggagggcccatacgtggtggccgaggtactgaagccagggacatacaagctcgcggacgaaaagggggcggtcttcaccaacgcgtggaacatcgaacagctacgtcgattctacccctagaatttcaaagctttatgttcccatgtacattctgtaccaaagGCCTTataaatgaatgcatgaatgaataagatctttcccacgagtaatttactttttcacgGGCCGAaacctcgacgttagaagggagtaccaactatgacccatcatagtcgataccccctcggtgGCTAGCAGGGGGACCCCCCCAAGCGccgaaaaaaccaaataattcTTTCGTTCCTATCAGTAAACCTCGTAtggtcgagtagtagaggcacctcgagccccttaagggctgaGAAACaatgagcctgagaactcctacgcccccaggctacggaaactcttctcgcttcctcacccttgaggcaatcgagattgccttaaacaaaagaccaaacgaggaatacaaacataggcgcaaaggggaaacaaaggagcctcgagcggaaagacgggCAAACATTCACAGATCTTATAAGTCACTTAAAAACACAATATTACATAAGATAGAACGacaaagtactatacaaggaGCCTAGGCACCCGGAGCAGGCTCACAGGCCTCAGTCTGAatctcggccctcaccaccctcgtccgcacccgagctagtctcgggTGGAAGCACTTCCGGCTCGAACAGCTTGGCCAACCGTTCCCCAGGGACCTCcgcatcgtcgatcaaggcgtggaacctctcctcgttctccgcatcagtcttggagatgtcggtgacaaagccgtgggacaccacctccatgtcgtaagaaaagcctgagcagactaccgccatcgCCCACTTCACTCCGACATGAAGAGCATCCCacactcgatccctcagcgttGCGCCCAgatagcacagctgatcgaccaacGCGTCGCCTTGAGCCTCCTCCCTCGATTCGTcaacaggctcgagctcccaggaggccgagaggtcgcttattgcggtccgtagccgaccattcaaagcgacctccccacgagctgagccttggtggaacgggcctcgacttgggcggccagcaGCTCATCTTTAAGCCTTGCAAAGACCAACATGAAGAAATTAACTAACACCAAGCACACCTCAGAAAAGAAACTTGATAGTAGAAACGTACCACGAATGCTCTCCTCCAAaaccgtgttctcgccaaccaagttggtgttgggcctctcgatctccttatgggagcgcaccagctcggtgttggcgacgcgcagatcctcgatcgccttgccggcttgcgcgatggccccatctttttccaacagcgctctcttcagacgatcgacgtcgtcagagaggctgcggGGTCGAACCCGCTCCGCCTCGGGATCCTCAATAGCCTTCTTTTTAGCCTCCTCCGTGGCGCTCCTAGCGATCTCGCCattcacgcactccaccttcattcTTTGAAAGGTTTCTCGGGCGGAGGCAAGTtcagtcttgagaaggcccttctcctcgtCTAGGTTAGCGACAGCATTCTTGTAAGACAAGGCCTCCTCTCGGGCCTTGGACGCGACTTCCTCGACCATCATGGCCCGCTCCCTCAACAGCGTGGCCTCATCCACCaccttcctcgaggcctcccgagcctcagcCAGGGCGGCCTCCCTctgcttcttctcctcctcgagcgccaaaagctccttataggccttgaggagtttctcctgcgactccaggagtttgtccttgaggagagggagttgttcccagccgcctctcgtggcgtggatgaagctcgatttAATGCGGGAAGTttctttcaggtcctgcgagccAGCGATTGAGCAGTTAGGACACAAAACCAAACATGCTATATGGATTAAAGCCGAAaaatacttacaaagtaggccggtccgagcccgttgttaacaacgtcggacaggagccccaccgtatgcttcatccagaggcgaagctcctcgacgtgctcccacttttcggcctccttcTGGTCGTCTAGGAAGATGTTGGGttcagacggatcggtggaagcccggatgcggatccagtcgggccaccagttctccatctcctggtcggcgcgcgccttgacgcctcgAATGAGCTCCTCGAcagtctcgagcgaccccccgtggcgcaggaacaagtcaacatgggaggggaaccgcccgtcgtcgtccaccgtcttccaggtcccgGTCTTGCTGCCTCCACCACCACTTGACGTTCCAGCCTCATCCTCCTCAGCGGGAATGCAgtcctcccacgaccgacgctcTCGAAGGAATCTCGAAGCGATTCCATCCATGCCATAGATCGTACGCCTGATCTCGGATTGGGGGTcaacgggggtgcgcatcatagaAGCGAGCGCGACCACGCCGTCCGCTCGCCCTGACTCTGCTGGGATCAAGGCGGGtgcccctggacggagccacgccggggttggagGACCGAAAACTGGCAGACCCTCCTCCTGGTTTCTAGGCTCTTGCGGCGCTGGTGGCGCTggttggggcggactgtgagAGGGAGGCTCGAGCAGTTCCTCCAATTGCTGGCccctcagctgctgctgctcctggagctcTTGCAGCTCCCGTTGACGATCCTGCTCTAGTAGCTCCTCGAGCTGGGGACCTGCTGGCGGATGCCCTTCCTCTACTTCTTTCTGCTGCagccgctgctcctcctgcGGCAGCCGCCACGTCTCCTGCTCGcgctcctcctccatcttcctctgctcctcgacggagcgaagcccggcaggccagggcgtccgcTTCGCAGCGAGAGAGGTctgggcctcctcgtccataggacgAGCGTCCTTCGAGGACCCGTCGCCACCAGACCCAtcacttatagtgataggatccccctcgaccccagatcggggaggctcgggggctccctcctaccCTTGGGGGGAGGTGCCTCGACCCGCTTTGGCGACGATGGGGCAGATTCACCCACCAAGGGACGGGGCGGGGCGCTCTCGGCACCGATCGGCagtcgagggtcggaggagcctgtaaaaCACACAAAAGCAAAGGTTAGTCATCACGATGATCGATGTAAGAACAACACAAGTCCCATAACGACGGGAATGAGCCGCTAACCTGAACCTTTGGATGCCGCTCCTACTTTAAGCCTTTTGACCAacgagggctgggcctgctcgagcatCCGCTTCAACCTGAACGGGCACGAAAGAAGCCGTTACACGAGAAAACATAAAGAcataggaagatgagaatcataGTGTCGAAgaccttaccccacagggaggacGGCCAgcctgccggtacctcgaccggcTGGCCTCGAACCGCCCCGCGTtgaggctccaggcccctcacgaGCGGGCGCAGGCCTCAGCTCGGCGTCTCCCGCCTAACGAGCGCCAGGGCTGGAGCTCCTGCGGCTTATTTCCCCCTTGCCGGAGGCCGCGGCACagccacgggtcaacggccccatCGCTTGGGGCTTGGCCCGGTCGCCCACCTTtggtgcagggggaggttgggggcgcggGACGGACCGACTTTGAGCCGGCGCGGGAGGGATATCGACACGGGAGCGGCGAGGGGACGACCCCCTCTGCTGCCTCTCAAGAGACCTGCCCGGTCCCTCGTTCGGTGCTCCCGTCCGCGGGGCATCGGCGTCGGCACGAGGCGGACCcttgaggatccggtcgagacggTACGCCATTCCCTCCGAATCATCGGTATCATCGCCACCATCATCGCCCTCATCctcattgggggattcttcttcaggctccccccttcGCCTGGACtttgctcgacgcgcctctaacgtTTGGCGattgagattcttcttcttctcctttttcttttctgagtcctttgcggactggtgccgcttgtcgcgatcgacctcgtcctcctttactggaggcctcgaggatcggACATCGATCGGTCCCTGCGAGAGCGAGGACGAGTCTTAAGAAAGATCGAAGAGAATCGAGAATCGGGGTCGTAGAGGCTTACCAGGTCAATTGACCCCAcatcgggcctcatagggaagccaccTTGAAGTCACCAGCGACAGCCGCCCTGACCTGGGCCGCGACctcatcgtccgccggagcctcgttggacatccggcacgcctcgagatcccgggacgaaacgccgggacacatctcgtccatccatagcggtcgagacatcaacgggagaaccctccgatgatggacggccgagaggacgagagctgaGGTCAGCCCTTCCATGCGTAatttcttcaaggcgtcgaggagggggtcgagtcgcgactggtgaacttggatgacgccgtacgtccagttgtccgggTGCTCCGAGATCAAGCGGTCGGTGTAGGCAAGAAGGAGGCCATCATTGTTCCgtaggtagaaccactgggagtctcatccggcatggttcgatgacaatcccaccgggatgtactcgcgcggcctctccgtatTGCATGTCTTCAGCACCaaattgaggcacccggcccgcacgggtttcctcacaccAGTAGTCCCAGTGGGAGcattgaaaagctcgccccagTATAGGTGGAGCCACAAatcccaatggggcatcatccccaaatagccctcacactccgcggcaaagaccgccgcgacgatgatggcgtttggggagaagtgctggagctccaccccgtagtgatgGCAGAGCGCCAGCATGAAGCGATTCGGAGGAgccccaggccgtggcggtggaatttggcgaatgAGACCACATAGCCCGTGGGCGGTCTGGGCTCCCGATGCTCCAccgccggcgcgatccactccggccgcgacAACGACGTACGAGGGCGTAAgagcccctccctctcgagctccaacaaccggcgctccgtcatcaacGACAGGCACCAGTCGTCAGCGGCGATgagcctcacaggcatcttcaGGTGGGAGAGAGGCGACTTCAGTGGTGAACGAGGGTGCGCGCGCGTAAGGGGGCAAGGGAGCTGAGGCAAGAATggaggcagaaggcggaagggagaacgaCAGCAAGGCCAcgggatatttatagacggcaacccaccaacggacagatccgataaacacggtaactccccccataaatgcgccgcctaacggtcttcttcctcctcacagacgggacgctacgaattctgcgccgatacagtgtcacgACGGCTCCCGCgtgaaaagacgcgcccaacgggcaaaaaggtgaaCCGTCGCGGTCCTTTTCCTTCCcctgtaagccaaggtacgtacccataaaagtctcgagaggtcacaGGCTGAcctgccgaaagggttcgacagccgatctcgagcgccagagtcagggatgcccgacgagtggtcgaaaatcgaggcccgcctcgagaactcgctggggatatCCAAGGTGGGGTtgagacggtcgagaggaatccccccgaagggagtcatcgagccactggactctatcgaacgagaccagcatccccgaccacgtcgacccctcTTTATGGGaatgcctccgggctacagctgacccctcgaaaggggcacaggttctcacttggatcacccgctaggagctcaatctggggtggatgacgctcgccctatcgagagtacgtcaagACCTCCGCGCAAAACAAGCCAATCAGAGCCTTCCACCACAGGTGTCGagagcgtttctgcgaattaggcgatataaccctcaaaggagtcaaaaactccttcaagggctcgggggctacccccgcggggtcgctcgcgtgccCCCACTGAATCTTGACCACAAAatatagcctccactcgagcgccagggctcaaatggagactcgagggctactgtcgaggatattagtaaggggtaccccaactgaTGTGCATAACGCGAGTGCCTGTATGGAAGTCGAGGCCTCCGACTCGACGCTCTACCTAGTCACGCGTACGGTCCTCGACGGTCATagtctcgaacacggaaagaacgtcctgcgaatcgatcagggctcgagcaccagctaccgtcgaacacggaaacaggctcgagcgaatcagaaggcgtcgagcgcaaggacgccgtctgccgcctgacacgggcacgggaaccagggcatttaatgcgcctgtcgcgttctcacctaacccgccagtcacgggaagcgtgatagggaacaggcatccgtctcgtctttctttttgcagccttccccaccaaataagCCAGAGCGCGGCAGGTTGCAGGGAATGGGTCAAGATGTCTAATCaaaacccccctcgagacgcccaaggtcaGTGCTCTAGCTAGCTAGGCGTTATACGGTACCTGACCCTCGAGTAGACATGTTTCCTTCCCAAGGAAGGGTCGAGCGTCGAGTGACAGCGCCTCAACCACTCCTACGCAGATGCTGCcgcgacgtacaagcatgcaacagataaacaggcccaggacggcgcgcagagcgggataccggggcacgcgtaatcatcatcaagctaccaggacaagacggctcgaaaccacgccggtacggaggcctcaagtaggtcagcgcgccatacctctatcgacccctgctctggcgcctatacatgtaccctaggtctctccttggaactataaaaggggaggcccgggagcggaTACAGGGGACGGGATACAACATCACCGAACACACAagccatacgcagtagagcaaATTCACTCATACTccatccataccacgcttgtattcacccctgtacaagcacttaggtgcaaaataatacaaactctccccccccccgctggaagtagggctttctcttgcccaaaccaggataaatctttgtgtctttttgcatcaccatctcgaaaagggagcacgcatacaaatttactcgttggtgtgaccccatgggggaaaacaccgatacaaaccttgcacctatcttgcaccgaaactaacaatgtctctaaatggaccgaagcgagcttccatatgacacacgttatcaaggaggtccatcgggtgcatccaaattgatttccaagcatatggtatgttccatgtaaaccatgcacctaccatgcataaggattagcac is from Sorghum bicolor cultivar BTx623 unplaced genomic scaffold, Sorghum_bicolor_NCBIv3 super_114, whole genome shotgun sequence and encodes:
- the LOC110431539 gene encoding uncharacterized protein LOC110431539; its protein translation is MAYRLDRILKGPPRADADAPRTGAPNEGPGRSLERQQRGSSPRRSRVDIPPAPAQSRLKRMLEQAQPSLVKRLKVGAASKGSGSSDPRLPIGAESAPPRPLRKMEEEREQETWRLPQEEQRLQQKEVEEGHPPAGPQLEELLEQDRQRELQELQEQQQLRGQQLEELLEPPSHSPPQPAPPAPQEPRNQEEGLPVFGPPTPAWLRPGAPALIPAESGRADGVVALASMMRTPVDPQSEIRRTIYGMDGIASRFLRERRSWEDCIPAEEDEAGTSSGGGGSKTGTWKTEKKQREAALAEAREASRKVVDEATLLRERAMMVEEVASKAREEALSYKNAVANLDEEKGLLKTELASARETFQRMKVECVNGEIARSATEEAKKKAIEDPEAER